The following is a genomic window from Candidatus Omnitrophota bacterium.
TAACTCTAATTCGCCAGGAACCCCCAATTCTTTATATCGCGTACCCGCTGCAACCACTACTGCAAAAGACCGATAAATTTGCTCTTCTTGCGTGGTAATTATTTTTTCTTTACCCTTTATGTCTATTTCAATCACCTCAGCCTCTTTAAACTCTGCACCAAATTTCTCTGCTTGTTTCTTCATTTCTTCAGCAAAAACATAGGAACTTACAGGTTCACTAAAACCTGGATAGTTCTCTATTCTTTGGGTAAATAATAACTGGCCTCCGAAAGAAGTCTTTTCTAAAACAAGTGTTCTGAGGCGAGCTCTCCCTGCGTATATCGCACAAGAAAGGCCTGCAGGTCCTCCACCGATAATAATCAAATCATAAATGTCTTCTCTCATTCTATGATCTCTATCTGGCTGGGATGTCTTACGACTATCTCCGGGCCTGAATAATATTTAATTTTACCACATACCTTTATTTTTTTTCCAATATAATATGTAGAAGGTTCTATTTTAGAGGAGAAAAAATACTTTAAGTCGTCCCTGAAAATGGCTATTTTAAAATCATTCTTTTTTGCCTGCCCAAAATTCAAGATTAATACCTTTTCCTGTTCTTTTACTTTACTCACTCTACCCACAACCTCTGCCAATTCTCCAATATGATTCTTTGCTTCTTCAGCATTAATACTGCCTTTTGCATATATCTTCCAAATACCGCGTTCCTCCTCTCTTGCTTTTTTCTGAAGAGAAACAAATTTATCCACATATTTAACATTTGGCGGCAAAGTATAAAGGAAGGCAAGCCCTTCCTCAATGAGCTTGGCATTAACAAGTGTATCATCTACAAAAACGTAACAAAGAAGTCTTCCGTATTTATCTTTCTTTTCGAGATCGTATTCCAAGCGAACCCATTTTTTCTCTACCAACATCTGATTCAACTCCTTTGCCTCTAAGGCAAAAGGTTGAGGAGCATAAACCCATTTATCTTTCTCCTTTTTTCTTACCTCTGGAGTATCTATGCCAATATAACGTATAACTTTTTCTCCCTTTATAACCACTGTATCTCCATCGATAACCTTCTCTACAAAGGCTTTTTTAGGTAAGCCTAATTCATGAAAGAAATTTGATAAAGAAATAATTACTAAAGCACATAAAATATTTCTTAATTTTAACATCGTCTCTAAAAATCC
Proteins encoded in this region:
- a CDS encoding thermonuclease family protein, which codes for MLKLRNILCALVIISLSNFFHELGLPKKAFVEKVIDGDTVVIKGEKVIRYIGIDTPEVRKKEKDKWVYAPQPFALEAKELNQMLVEKKWVRLEYDLEKKDKYGRLLCYVFVDDTLVNAKLIEEGLAFLYTLPPNVKYVDKFVSLQKKAREEERGIWKIYAKGSINAEEAKNHIGELAEVVGRVSKVKEQEKVLILNFGQAKKNDFKIAIFRDDLKYFFSSKIEPSTYYIGKKIKVCGKIKYYSGPEIVVRHPSQIEIIE